A single Pristis pectinata isolate sPriPec2 chromosome 6, sPriPec2.1.pri, whole genome shotgun sequence DNA region contains:
- the wu:fb55g09 gene encoding uncharacterized protein wu:fb55g09, whose product MSHSKRGVARWEVSKERPDYRVCSKHRPDWKRGGHRCHRRGRSECAKAGVVFGRGSQHQPTAASGVTLRPANIYGNRAPGMRAPRNTNQFLMHEKYQLMHMRSDSTGSDSGSEIELDIDIDSYLGVLENARGGLDCTTSPPCDDNLLHFEFFESVDQDQSIQYFPSEDDVVKSERFMRQDFAAFCSAFED is encoded by the coding sequence ATGTCCCACAGCAAAAGAGGCGTTGCCCGTTGGGAGGTCAGTAAAGAGCGACCTGATTACAGAGTGTGTTCGAAGCACAGACCCGATTGGAAACGAGGGGGTCATCGCTGCCATAGGCGAGGAAGAAGTGAATGTGCCAAAGCGGGAGTTGTCTTTGGCCGTGGCAGCCAACACCAGCCGACTGCGGCTTCGGGGGTGACATTACGCCCAGCCAACATCTATGGTAATCGGGCACCAGGCATGAGAGCGCCCAGAAATACCAATCAGTTCCTGATGCACGAAAAATATCAATTAATGCACATGAGGTCAGACTCGACCGGGAGTGACAGTGGCTCAGAAATAGAGTTGGATATTGACATCGACTCGTATTTGGGTGTGTTGGAGAACGCCCGTGGCGGTCTGGACTGCACCACGTCTCCCCCGTGTGACGATAACCTGCTACATTTCGAATTCTTTGAGTCAGTAGATCAAGATCAGAGTATACAGTACTTCCCTTCAGAAGACGACGTGGTGAAAAGCGAACGTTTTATGCGACAGGACTTCGCAGCATTCTGTAGTGCGTTTGAAGATTGA